A region from the Citrobacter koseri ATCC BAA-895 genome encodes:
- a CDS encoding tagaturonate reductase has translation MKTLNRRDFPGASYPERIIQFGEGNFLRAFVDWQVDLLNEHTDLNAGVVIVRPIESTFPPSLSTQDGLYTTIIRGLNEKGEAVSDARLIRSVNREISVYDNYDEFLKLAHNPDMRFVFSNTTEAGISYHAGDAFDDAPAVSYPAKLTRLLFERYTCFDGALDKGWIIIPCELIDYNGEALRELVLRYAQEWNLSAAFVQWLDQANTFCSTLVDRIVTGYPRDEVTQLEAELGYHDAFLDTAEHFYLFVIQGPKKVASELRLDKYPLNVLIVDDIKPYKERKVAILNGAHTALVPVAFQAGLDTVGEAMNDRDICAFVEKAIYEEIIPVLDLPRDELMSFASAVTGRFQNPYIKHQLLSIALNGMTKFRTRILPQLLAGQQVSGVLPARLTFALAALTAFYRGERRGETYPLQDDAHWIERYQQLWHQHSDGLISTQDLVHAVLAVDAHWGQNLTHVAGLVEQVTTDLDAILTKGMREAVKPLC, from the coding sequence GTGAAAACTCTAAACCGTCGCGATTTTCCCGGTGCCAGCTATCCTGAGCGCATCATTCAGTTTGGTGAGGGAAACTTCCTGCGCGCCTTTGTTGACTGGCAAGTTGATCTGCTGAATGAACATACCGATTTGAACGCCGGAGTGGTCATTGTTCGCCCTATCGAAAGCACGTTTCCGCCGTCATTGAGTACCCAGGATGGGCTCTATACCACGATTATTCGTGGTTTGAATGAAAAGGGCGAGGCGGTTAGCGACGCGCGTTTGATCCGTTCTGTTAACCGTGAAATCAGCGTCTATGATAATTACGATGAATTCCTGAAACTGGCGCATAACCCGGACATGCGTTTTGTTTTCTCTAATACCACAGAAGCCGGTATTAGCTACCATGCCGGTGACGCATTTGATGACGCGCCCGCGGTCAGCTACCCCGCGAAGCTGACGCGCCTGCTGTTTGAACGTTATACCTGTTTTGACGGCGCGCTTGATAAAGGATGGATCATCATTCCTTGTGAACTGATTGATTACAATGGCGAGGCGTTGCGCGAGCTGGTTCTGCGTTACGCTCAGGAGTGGAACTTGTCCGCTGCGTTTGTGCAGTGGCTGGATCAGGCGAACACCTTTTGCTCCACGCTGGTTGACCGGATCGTGACCGGATATCCGCGTGATGAAGTGACGCAACTTGAAGCGGAACTTGGCTATCACGATGCTTTTCTCGATACTGCGGAACATTTTTATCTGTTTGTGATTCAGGGGCCAAAAAAGGTAGCGTCTGAGCTGCGTCTTGATAAGTATCCGCTCAACGTGCTGATTGTTGATGACATCAAGCCGTACAAAGAGCGTAAGGTCGCGATCCTGAATGGTGCGCATACGGCGCTGGTGCCCGTTGCGTTCCAGGCCGGGCTGGATACCGTTGGTGAAGCCATGAATGACCGCGACATTTGCGCCTTTGTTGAAAAAGCCATCTATGAAGAGATTATTCCGGTGCTGGACTTACCTCGCGACGAGCTAATGTCGTTCGCCAGTGCGGTGACAGGGCGTTTCCAGAATCCGTATATTAAACACCAGTTGTTGTCGATTGCGTTAAATGGCATGACTAAGTTTCGCACCCGTATTTTACCGCAGCTACTGGCAGGGCAGCAGGTCAGCGGCGTTTTACCGGCGCGCCTGACGTTTGCGCTTGCGGCGCTGACCGCATTTTATCGTGGTGAACGTCGCGGCGAGACGTATCCGCTCCAGGATGATGCGCACTGGATTGAGCGCTATCAACAGTTGTGGCATCAACATAGCGACGGTCTTATCAGCACACAGGATCTGGTTCATGCCGTGCTGGCCGTGGACGCGCATTGGGGGCAGAACCTGACGCACGTTGCAGGTCTGGTCGAACAGGTCACGACCGACCTGGATGCAATCCTGACGAAAGGGATGCGTGAAGCGGTAAAACCGCTGTGCTAA
- a CDS encoding methyl-accepting chemotaxis protein has product MNLTQIFRGLIRRFTPRQFGLLTGIFCIIALFSILQVASSLMLSFSVRDAQRNEQRNQQALLQQTKVDEARVALLSASDLLNRAGVYFMQDAATGSEGSWRPLMDEAQQALVQSKTAWDAWLAMAPHKDDGLIESYQRFYSGIQEQADGLSQTNAIDAFFAVPVQAFQTDFNENYARFQQESGRQTEGGRQQLIASLEGLQHLFLFIPFVLVVIALLVWSGMSRWVISPLRRLIAHINILAAGDLSEPMPKVSGFNREVAQLSSRIDAMQQGLRQLVQQVSDATTAMVGNIDQLAQSNKQLYQQSAKQSEELSSVTSHISFLETHVEDNSGFARLANQRAAEARQVAAGGDRMMETVNRSMQAIVERSSEMRGIISLIDSVAFQTNILALNAAIEAAHAGEQGRGFAVVAKEVGLLARKSSQSTQNIQELIHHSLQGIEEGSHAVNRLEENLQQVISLVDNLGILLNDISGATLSQGDSIHQMTGQLQALNRAAQETSSLVNTASASSLQLHHESHQLLNAVARFRLSA; this is encoded by the coding sequence ATGAACTTAACGCAAATTTTTCGAGGCTTAATTCGTCGTTTCACTCCCCGCCAGTTTGGTCTGTTAACGGGAATATTTTGCATTATCGCGCTGTTTTCTATTTTGCAGGTTGCGTCATCCCTGATGCTGTCGTTTTCCGTGCGAGACGCTCAGCGTAACGAACAACGCAACCAGCAGGCACTGCTGCAACAAACGAAGGTGGATGAGGCGAGGGTAGCGCTGTTGTCCGCAAGCGATCTGCTGAACCGGGCGGGCGTTTACTTTATGCAGGATGCCGCAACGGGATCAGAAGGCAGCTGGCGCCCGTTGATGGATGAAGCTCAGCAGGCGCTGGTACAGTCAAAAACGGCCTGGGATGCCTGGCTTGCAATGGCCCCTCATAAAGACGACGGCCTGATTGAGAGTTATCAGCGTTTTTATAGCGGTATTCAGGAACAGGCGGATGGTTTGAGCCAGACTAACGCCATCGACGCGTTCTTTGCTGTTCCTGTTCAGGCGTTTCAGACAGATTTCAATGAAAACTATGCTCGCTTTCAGCAAGAGAGCGGGCGTCAGACAGAGGGTGGCAGGCAGCAGCTGATTGCCAGCCTGGAAGGGTTGCAGCACCTCTTTTTGTTCATCCCGTTTGTGCTGGTGGTGATTGCCCTGCTGGTCTGGAGCGGCATGTCTCGTTGGGTTATTTCTCCGCTGCGCCGCCTGATCGCCCATATTAATATTCTGGCCGCAGGCGATCTGTCCGAACCGATGCCGAAGGTGAGCGGGTTTAACCGCGAGGTCGCGCAACTCAGTTCACGCATTGATGCGATGCAACAGGGGCTGAGGCAGCTGGTGCAGCAGGTGAGCGATGCCACCACCGCAATGGTCGGCAACATCGATCAGCTTGCGCAGAGCAACAAACAGCTTTATCAGCAATCGGCGAAACAGAGCGAAGAGTTAAGTAGTGTCACCTCGCATATCTCGTTTCTGGAAACACATGTCGAGGACAATAGCGGCTTTGCCAGACTGGCTAATCAACGTGCAGCCGAGGCGCGTCAGGTAGCGGCTGGCGGCGATCGTATGATGGAGACCGTTAACCGTTCGATGCAGGCGATTGTTGAGCGATCGTCAGAAATGCGCGGGATCATCTCTCTGATTGACAGCGTCGCGTTCCAGACCAATATCCTGGCGCTGAACGCGGCTATCGAAGCGGCCCATGCCGGAGAACAAGGTCGCGGATTTGCCGTGGTGGCAAAAGAAGTGGGGCTGCTGGCCCGTAAAAGCAGTCAGTCCACGCAGAACATACAGGAACTTATCCACCACTCCTTGCAGGGAATCGAGGAGGGTTCACATGCGGTTAATCGGCTGGAAGAGAATTTACAGCAGGTGATTTCGTTAGTAGACAATCTGGGCATACTGTTGAATGACATCTCTGGCGCCACGTTAAGCCAGGGGGACAGCATCCACCAGATGACGGGGCAGCTACAGGCGCTTAACCGTGCGGCGCAAGAGACCAGCAGCCTGGTGAATACCGCATCGGCATCATCGCTGCAACTGCATCATGAATCTCATCAGCTTCTGAACGCGGTGGCGCGATTTCGTCTTTCTGCCTGA
- the ptrR gene encoding putrescine utilization regulator PtrR, with amino-acid sequence MDLTQLEMFNAVAETGSITQAAAKVHRVPSNLTTRIRQLEADLGVDLFIRESQRLRLSPAGHNFLRYSQQILALVDEARMVVAGDEPQGLFSLGALESTAAVRIPATLAGYNQRYPKIQFALSTGPSGTMLEGVLEGRLNAAFVDGPITHPGLEGMPVYREEMMIVAPHGHSPVRRAKDVNGSNIYAFRANCSYRRHFESWFHADRAMPGTIHEMESYHGMLACVIAGAGIALIPRTMLESMPGHHQVEAWPLSEEWRWLDTWLVWRRGAMTRQLDTFIALLNPSSQP; translated from the coding sequence ATGGATCTGACTCAGCTGGAAATGTTCAATGCCGTGGCCGAAACCGGCAGTATTACGCAGGCGGCGGCGAAGGTGCATCGCGTCCCGTCGAACCTCACTACGCGAATCCGCCAGCTTGAGGCCGATCTTGGCGTGGATCTGTTTATTCGTGAAAGTCAGCGGCTGCGCCTTTCTCCCGCCGGACATAACTTTCTGCGCTACAGCCAGCAGATCCTGGCGCTGGTTGATGAAGCGCGAATGGTGGTCGCCGGTGATGAACCTCAGGGACTGTTTTCACTCGGCGCGCTGGAAAGCACCGCAGCGGTACGCATCCCGGCCACGCTTGCCGGGTACAATCAGCGTTACCCCAAAATCCAGTTCGCCCTCTCTACCGGGCCTTCCGGGACAATGCTCGAAGGCGTTCTGGAAGGCAGACTTAACGCAGCGTTTGTTGATGGCCCGATTACTCATCCGGGTCTTGAAGGTATGCCGGTATACCGTGAAGAGATGATGATTGTCGCCCCTCATGGGCATTCCCCCGTACGGCGGGCAAAAGACGTGAATGGCAGCAATATCTACGCCTTTCGCGCAAACTGCTCTTATCGCCGTCACTTTGAAAGCTGGTTTCATGCCGATCGCGCGATGCCCGGCACCATTCATGAAATGGAGTCGTACCACGGCATGCTGGCGTGCGTTATCGCCGGAGCGGGCATCGCGCTGATCCCTCGTACCATGCTGGAAAGTATGCCCGGGCATCATCAGGTTGAAGCCTGGCCGTTGAGCGAAGAGTGGCGATGGCTGGACACCTGGCTTGTGTGGCGTCGCGGAGCAATGACCCGTCAACTGGACACGTTTATCGCCCTGCTGAATCCGTCCTCGCAGCCATAG
- the marR gene encoding multiple antibiotic resistance transcriptional regulator MarR, with translation MKSTSDLFNEIIPLGRLIYMVNQKKDRLLNDYLSPLDITASQFKVLCSIRCAVCITPVELKKVLSVDLGALTRMLDRLVCKGWIERLPNPHDKRGVLVKLTEHGAAICEQCHQLVGQDLHQELTKNLTADEVATLELLLKKILP, from the coding sequence GTGAAAAGCACCAGTGACCTATTCAACGAAATCATCCCGCTGGGTCGCTTGATCTACATGGTCAATCAGAAAAAAGATCGTCTGTTGAACGACTATCTGTCGCCGCTGGATATCACCGCATCGCAGTTTAAGGTGCTCTGTTCTATCCGTTGCGCGGTATGCATTACCCCGGTCGAGCTGAAGAAAGTGCTGTCTGTCGATCTCGGCGCATTGACGCGCATGCTTGATCGGCTGGTCTGTAAAGGCTGGATCGAAAGACTGCCAAATCCACATGACAAACGCGGCGTGCTGGTGAAGCTCACCGAACACGGCGCGGCAATTTGTGAGCAATGTCATCAGTTAGTAGGACAAGACCTGCACCAGGAACTAACAAAAAACTTAACGGCGGATGAAGTGGCAACACTTGAGCTTTTGCTTAAGAAAATCCTGCCGTAA
- a CDS encoding sugar transporter, with amino-acid sequence MTTNTVSRKVAWLRVVTLAIAAFIFNTTEFVPVGLLSDIARSFAMPTAQVGIMLTIYAWVVALMSLPFMLLTSQVERRKLLICLFVLFIASHVLSFLAWNFTVLVISRIGIAFAHAVFWSITASLAIRLAPPGKRAQALSLIATGTALAMVLGLPIGRIVGQYFGWRTTFFAIGIGALITLVCLIKLLPKLPSEHSGSLKSLPLLFRRPALMSIYLLTVVVVTAHYTAYSYIEPFVQTVAGLSANFATVLLLILGGAGIIGSVVFGKLGNQYASPLISIAIMLLVICLMLLLPAADSESHLAVLSIFWGIAIMVIGLGMQVKVLALAPDATDVAMALFSGIFNIGIGAGALVGNQVSLHWSMSTIGYVGAVPALAALVWSIIIFRRWPVSLEEQPQH; translated from the coding sequence ATGACAACAAACACTGTTTCCCGCAAGGTCGCGTGGCTACGGGTAGTTACGCTTGCTATTGCCGCTTTTATTTTCAATACCACAGAGTTTGTCCCTGTTGGCTTACTGTCGGACATCGCCCGGAGCTTTGCTATGCCGACCGCACAGGTCGGGATTATGCTGACGATCTATGCCTGGGTTGTGGCGCTGATGTCGTTGCCCTTTATGTTGCTGACCAGCCAGGTTGAGCGGCGTAAGCTGCTAATCTGCCTGTTTGTTCTCTTCATTGCCAGCCATGTGCTCTCCTTCCTGGCATGGAATTTTACCGTGCTGGTAATCAGCCGCATCGGGATCGCGTTTGCACACGCCGTCTTCTGGTCTATTACCGCTTCGCTGGCCATTCGCCTTGCGCCGCCAGGCAAACGTGCGCAGGCACTGAGTCTGATCGCCACCGGAACCGCGCTGGCGATGGTTCTGGGGCTGCCTATCGGGCGTATCGTTGGTCAATACTTCGGCTGGCGAACAACGTTCTTCGCCATTGGTATAGGGGCGTTAATCACGCTGGTATGCCTGATCAAACTGCTGCCGAAATTGCCCAGCGAACATTCTGGGTCACTAAAAAGTCTGCCGCTGCTGTTCCGTCGCCCGGCGCTAATGAGTATTTATTTACTGACGGTCGTAGTGGTCACCGCACACTATACGGCATACAGCTATATTGAACCGTTTGTACAAACGGTGGCGGGTCTGAGCGCAAACTTTGCCACGGTATTACTGCTGATCCTCGGCGGCGCCGGGATTATCGGCAGCGTGGTATTCGGCAAACTGGGTAATCAGTACGCCTCGCCGCTTATCAGCATTGCCATTATGCTGCTGGTGATTTGCCTGATGCTCCTGCTGCCCGCAGCAGACAGCGAAAGCCATCTTGCCGTGCTGAGTATTTTCTGGGGCATCGCCATTATGGTGATAGGCCTGGGGATGCAGGTGAAAGTCCTGGCACTGGCGCCGGACGCCACCGATGTGGCAATGGCGCTGTTCTCAGGCATTTTTAATATTGGCATTGGCGCTGGCGCATTGGTGGGGAATCAGGTGAGTTTACACTGGTCGATGTCCACTATTGGCTACGTCGGCGCAGTGCCAGCCCTGGCGGCGCTGGTGTGGTCGATCATTATCTTTCGCCGCTGGCCTGTTTCGCTGGAAGAGCAGCCGCAGCATTGA
- a CDS encoding MarC family NAAT transporter: MMDLFKAIGLGLVVLLPLANPLTTVALFLGLAGNMNSAERNRQSLMASVYVFAIMMVAYYAGQLVMNTFGISIPGLRIAGGLIVAFIGFRMLFPQQKAHESPEAKSKSEELEDEPSANIAFVPLAMPSTAGPGTIAMIISSASTVRHGVDFPGWVILVAPPLIFLAVSVILWGSLRSSGAIMRLVGKGGIEAISRLMGFLLVCMGVQFIINGVLEIIKTYH, encoded by the coding sequence ATGATGGATTTGTTTAAAGCGATAGGGCTTGGGCTGGTTGTCCTGCTGCCTTTGGCGAACCCGCTAACCACGGTGGCGTTGTTTTTAGGCCTGGCCGGTAATATGAACAGCGCGGAGCGTAACCGTCAGTCGCTGATGGCCTCCGTGTATGTGTTCGCCATCATGATGGTTGCGTATTACGCCGGTCAACTGGTGATGAACACCTTTGGAATTTCCATCCCCGGTTTGCGCATTGCGGGTGGGCTGATTGTCGCCTTTATCGGCTTTCGGATGTTGTTCCCGCAGCAGAAGGCGCACGAATCGCCGGAGGCGAAAAGCAAGTCAGAAGAGCTGGAGGATGAGCCTTCCGCCAATATTGCTTTTGTTCCGCTGGCGATGCCGAGCACCGCTGGGCCGGGGACGATCGCGATGATCATCAGTTCGGCCTCTACCGTACGTCACGGCGTCGATTTTCCCGGCTGGGTTATTCTGGTGGCGCCACCGCTTATTTTTCTGGCGGTGTCAGTGATTCTGTGGGGTTCTCTGCGCAGCTCAGGGGCGATTATGCGCCTGGTCGGCAAGGGGGGAATTGAAGCTATTTCCCGCCTGATGGGCTTCTTACTGGTCTGTATGGGCGTGCAGTTTATCATTAACGGCGTGCTGGAAATTATTAAGACTTACCATTAA
- the glsB gene encoding glutaminase B: MARAMDNSILETILQQVRPLIGQGKVADYIPALASVDGSKLGIAICTVDGQYYQAGDAQERFSIQSISKVLSLVVAMRHYPEEEIWQRVGKDPSGSPFNSLVQLELEQGIPRNPFINAGALVVCDMLQGRLSAPRQRMLEVVRALSGVSDIAYDVTVARSEFEHSARNAAIAWLMKSFGNFQHDVTTVLQNYFHYCALKMSCAELARTFVFLARQGQAFHLDEPVVTSMQARQINALMATSGMYQNAGEFAWRVGLPAKSGVGGGIVAIVPHEMAIAVWSPELDPAGNSLAGIAVLEQLTQQLGRSVY, from the coding sequence GTGGCCAGGGCCATGGACAATTCAATTTTAGAGACCATCCTTCAGCAGGTGCGCCCGTTGATTGGACAGGGGAAAGTGGCTGATTACATCCCTGCGCTGGCTTCTGTCGATGGGTCAAAACTGGGGATCGCCATTTGCACCGTTGACGGGCAATACTATCAGGCTGGCGATGCGCAGGAACGCTTCTCAATACAATCCATATCAAAGGTGCTGAGTCTGGTGGTGGCGATGCGTCACTACCCGGAAGAGGAAATCTGGCAACGTGTCGGAAAAGATCCCTCCGGGTCGCCATTCAATTCCTTGGTGCAGCTGGAACTGGAGCAAGGGATACCGCGTAACCCCTTCATTAATGCCGGCGCGCTGGTGGTTTGCGATATGCTGCAAGGGCGACTGAGCGCGCCGCGCCAGCGTATGCTGGAAGTGGTTCGGGCGCTTAGCGGCGTGTCGGATATTGCGTATGACGTCACGGTTGCCCGTTCTGAATTTGAGCACTCCGCACGCAATGCCGCTATTGCCTGGCTGATGAAGTCATTTGGTAATTTCCAGCATGATGTCACTACCGTTTTGCAAAATTACTTTCACTACTGCGCGTTGAAAATGAGCTGTGCGGAACTGGCGCGTACATTTGTTTTTCTGGCCAGACAGGGGCAGGCGTTTCACCTTGATGAACCGGTTGTCACGTCGATGCAGGCCCGACAAATCAACGCGCTGATGGCGACCAGTGGAATGTACCAAAACGCAGGCGAATTTGCCTGGCGAGTAGGATTACCTGCCAAGTCAGGCGTTGGCGGCGGGATTGTGGCGATTGTCCCGCATGAAATGGCGATTGCGGTATGGAGCCCTGAACTGGACCCGGCGGGCAACTCCCTGGCGGGTATTGCGGTACTCGAACAACTCACCCAACAATTAGGTCGTTCGGTTTACTGA
- a CDS encoding DUF4186 domain-containing protein, which produces MNALDPLFSRLSRSPFRTRFRLGAKERQYCWDKGAQVIDQHAAEFIAKRLAPAFPRNDGKQTPMRGHPVFIAQHATATCCRGCLAKWHNIPQGEPLSEEQQQYVVAVIHHWLVIQMNQP; this is translated from the coding sequence ATGAACGCGCTTGATCCACTTTTTTCTCGCCTGTCACGTTCGCCATTTCGCACGCGGTTTCGTCTTGGCGCAAAAGAAAGGCAGTATTGCTGGGATAAAGGCGCGCAGGTTATTGATCAACATGCCGCCGAGTTTATTGCTAAGCGGCTGGCCCCGGCTTTTCCGCGCAACGATGGTAAACAAACGCCGATGCGCGGCCACCCCGTATTTATTGCCCAACACGCGACGGCGACCTGCTGCCGTGGTTGTCTGGCGAAATGGCACAACATTCCCCAGGGAGAACCGCTGAGTGAAGAACAGCAGCAGTATGTTGTTGCCGTCATTCACCACTGGCTGGTTATCCAGATGAATCAGCCGTAA
- the marA gene encoding MDR efflux pump AcrAB transcriptional activator MarA, protein MSRRNTDAITIHSILDWIEDNLESPLSLEKVSERSGYSKWHLQRMFKKETGHSLGQYIRSRKMTEIAQKLKESNEPILYLAERYGFESQQTLTRTFKNYFDVPPHKYRITNMHGESRYLHPLNHCNC, encoded by the coding sequence ATGTCCAGACGCAATACTGACGCTATTACCATTCATAGCATTTTGGACTGGATCGAAGATAACCTGGAATCGCCGCTCTCACTGGAAAAAGTGTCAGAGCGTTCAGGTTACTCCAAATGGCACCTGCAACGGATGTTTAAAAAAGAGACCGGTCACTCATTAGGCCAGTACATCCGCAGTCGCAAAATGACTGAAATAGCCCAGAAATTAAAAGAAAGTAACGAGCCGATCCTGTACCTGGCGGAACGTTATGGCTTTGAGTCACAGCAGACGCTGACCCGGACATTTAAAAACTATTTCGACGTTCCACCGCATAAGTACCGTATTACCAATATGCATGGCGAATCCCGGTATTTGCATCCACTCAACCATTGTAATTGCTAA
- the sad gene encoding succinate-semialdehyde dehydrogenase yields the protein MTMTPATHAISVDPTTGETLAMMPWASADDIENALTLAARGFEEWKRTTVAYRAQKLRDIGQALRNHTDEMAHSISREMGKPIRQARAEVAKSAALCDWYAEHGPAMLNPEPTLVENQQAVIAYRPLGTILAVMPWNFPLWQVLRGAIPILLAGNGYLLKHAPNVIGCAERIAQIFADADIPAGVYGWVNASNDGVSQMINDPRIAAVTVTGSVRAGAAIGAQAGAALKKCVLELGGSDPFIVLNDADLDLAVKAAVAGRYQNTGQVCAAAKRFIVEEGIAGEFTERFVAAASALKMGDPLAEENDLGPMARFDLRDELHQQVEASIAEGARLLLGGEKLAGEGNYYAITVLGDVTPEMTAFRQELFGPVAAITVAKNAEHALQLANDSDFGLSATLFTARDALAQEMASRLECGGVFINGYSASDPRVAFGGVKKSGFGRELSHFGLHEFCNVQTVWKNRL from the coding sequence ATGACGATGACACCTGCTACACATGCGATTTCCGTGGACCCGACAACCGGTGAAACACTGGCGATGATGCCGTGGGCCAGCGCTGATGATATTGAAAATGCACTCACTCTGGCTGCCCGTGGATTTGAGGAATGGAAACGCACGACGGTGGCGTACCGGGCGCAGAAACTTCGCGATATCGGGCAAGCGCTGCGTAATCATACAGACGAGATGGCGCACAGTATTTCCCGTGAGATGGGAAAACCGATCCGGCAGGCGCGCGCCGAGGTGGCGAAATCTGCGGCGCTCTGTGACTGGTATGCAGAACATGGCCCCGCGATGCTTAACCCGGAACCGACGCTGGTGGAAAATCAGCAGGCGGTGATTGCATATCGTCCGCTGGGGACAATACTGGCGGTCATGCCGTGGAACTTTCCGCTCTGGCAGGTATTACGCGGGGCGATTCCCATCCTGCTGGCGGGTAACGGCTATTTACTAAAACATGCGCCGAATGTGATCGGTTGCGCTGAACGTATTGCGCAGATCTTCGCCGATGCCGATATTCCGGCGGGCGTTTATGGCTGGGTAAATGCCAGTAACGACGGCGTTAGCCAGATGATTAACGATCCCCGTATTGCCGCCGTGACGGTAACGGGCAGCGTGCGTGCCGGGGCCGCGATTGGTGCGCAGGCCGGGGCTGCGCTGAAAAAATGCGTGCTTGAACTGGGCGGTTCCGATCCGTTTATCGTTCTTAACGATGCCGACCTGGATCTGGCTGTTAAAGCCGCTGTCGCCGGTCGCTATCAAAATACCGGGCAGGTATGCGCGGCGGCGAAGCGCTTTATTGTTGAAGAGGGGATTGCCGGGGAATTTACTGAACGGTTTGTTGCCGCCGCCAGCGCACTGAAAATGGGCGATCCGCTGGCGGAAGAGAACGATCTCGGTCCTATGGCGCGTTTTGATCTACGGGATGAGCTGCATCAGCAAGTGGAGGCATCAATAGCAGAAGGCGCGCGTTTATTACTGGGCGGTGAAAAGCTCGCCGGGGAAGGCAACTATTATGCCATTACGGTTCTGGGCGATGTGACGCCTGAGATGACGGCGTTTCGTCAGGAGTTGTTTGGGCCCGTGGCGGCGATTACCGTGGCGAAGAACGCCGAACATGCCTTGCAACTGGCTAATGACAGCGACTTTGGGTTGTCGGCGACGCTGTTCACTGCGCGTGATGCACTGGCTCAGGAGATGGCATCGCGCCTGGAATGTGGCGGGGTGTTTATCAATGGATACAGCGCCAGCGATCCGCGTGTGGCATTTGGCGGCGTGAAGAAAAGCGGCTTTGGTCGCGAGCTCTCCCATTTTGGCCTGCATGAGTTTTGCAACGTACAAACTGTCTGGAAAAACCGTCTGTGA
- a CDS encoding GFA family protein has translation MSKVYTGGCLCGFIRFSAVAPKNPHTCSCSICQKHTGAYSVSWVEFDAQDVTWTGQGDKPAVWRSSDISSRAFCSHCGSSVGAIDDAPTVALLTGVFDEPQDEDLHAH, from the coding sequence ATGAGCAAAGTCTATACTGGCGGCTGTCTGTGCGGTTTTATCCGTTTTTCGGCGGTAGCGCCGAAAAATCCACATACCTGTTCCTGCTCGATTTGCCAAAAACATACAGGTGCATATTCGGTCAGTTGGGTTGAGTTCGACGCTCAGGATGTGACGTGGACAGGACAAGGAGACAAGCCTGCGGTCTGGCGCTCTTCGGATATCTCCAGTCGGGCATTTTGTTCTCACTGCGGAAGTTCAGTAGGCGCAATTGATGATGCGCCTACCGTTGCGTTGTTAACTGGCGTATTTGACGAGCCTCAGGATGAAGATCTTCATGCGCATTAA
- a CDS encoding L-lactate dehydrogenase produces MNTKARKVMIIGAGNVGASAAYALLNQNICEELILVDLNRDRSEGHALDLADAAAYMPGMMTISTREAHECADVDIAVITVSGGALKPGQTRLDELNNTARIVQKIVPEMMDGGFNGIFLIATNPCDIITWQVWTLSGLPRSQVIGTGVWLDTTRLRRALAQELDIGAQSIDAFILGEHGDTQFPVWSHSSVYGSPIADVYQRRTGKILDVEAMAEKVRKHGFEIYNRKGCTEYGIAGTIAEICRNVFTGSHRALAISCVLEGEYGVDGVAIGVPAVLTQSGVQQIIELQLADDELAKFRYSAEVIKANIAKLP; encoded by the coding sequence ATGAACACCAAAGCGCGTAAAGTGATGATCATTGGGGCAGGTAATGTTGGCGCATCAGCAGCTTACGCTCTGCTCAATCAGAATATTTGTGAAGAGCTGATTCTGGTCGATTTAAACAGAGATCGTTCGGAAGGCCATGCTTTGGATCTCGCTGATGCAGCGGCCTACATGCCGGGGATGATGACCATTTCCACCCGGGAGGCGCATGAATGCGCCGATGTCGATATCGCCGTGATTACCGTTTCCGGCGGCGCATTAAAACCAGGGCAAACACGGCTTGATGAGCTGAACAACACCGCGCGGATCGTCCAAAAGATCGTGCCGGAAATGATGGATGGCGGCTTTAACGGCATCTTTCTTATCGCCACCAATCCTTGCGATATCATTACCTGGCAGGTATGGACGCTATCAGGCCTGCCGCGCAGCCAGGTAATCGGCACTGGCGTCTGGCTGGACACCACCCGTTTACGGCGCGCGCTGGCGCAGGAACTGGATATCGGCGCGCAAAGCATCGATGCCTTTATTCTGGGAGAGCATGGCGATACGCAATTCCCGGTCTGGTCCCACTCCTCCGTCTACGGTTCTCCGATTGCGGACGTTTATCAACGTCGTACGGGTAAAATCCTGGACGTCGAGGCGATGGCGGAAAAAGTGCGCAAACATGGGTTTGAAATCTATAACCGCAAAGGCTGCACTGAATATGGTATTGCCGGAACCATTGCGGAAATTTGCCGGAACGTCTTCACCGGAAGCCATCGGGCGCTGGCCATCTCCTGCGTACTGGAGGGGGAATACGGCGTTGACGGCGTCGCCATCGGCGTACCGGCGGTGCTGACTCAAAGCGGTGTTCAACAAATTATCGAATTACAGTTAGCCGATGATGAGCTGGCGAAATTCAGATACTCTGCCGAAGTCATCAAAGCGAATATCGCAAAACTCCCCTGA